A section of the Pseudomonas sp. FP453 genome encodes:
- a CDS encoding flagellar basal body-associated FliL family protein, translating to MTATRKTPWLLIVLLALAVVAASAGGTYLYLSQVDVAKAAPVANKPQAPRLVTVAPMTVNLSNERDEPSLLYVGFALEVADDATQAQLTDYMPQLRSQLLTLVSGQDSTQLITPQGKAALAARILDALKQPLAPQQPAPALLRVLYTDFIVQ from the coding sequence ATGACCGCCACCCGCAAAACCCCCTGGCTCTTGATTGTGTTGCTGGCGCTGGCCGTCGTCGCCGCAAGTGCCGGTGGTACTTACCTCTACCTGAGCCAGGTGGACGTCGCCAAGGCCGCGCCGGTGGCGAACAAGCCCCAGGCGCCACGCTTGGTCACGGTGGCGCCGATGACGGTGAACCTGTCCAACGAGCGCGATGAACCGAGCCTGTTATATGTGGGGTTCGCCCTGGAAGTCGCCGACGACGCGACCCAAGCCCAACTGACCGACTACATGCCGCAATTGCGCAGCCAGTTGCTGACTCTGGTCAGCGGCCAGGACAGCACGCAGTTGATCACTCCCCAAGGCAAGGCCGCCTTGGCCGCGCGCATCCTCGACGCCCTCAAGCAACCGCTGGCGCCGCAGCAACCCGCCCCCGCGTTGCTGCGCGTGCTGTACACCGACTTTATCGTGCAGTAA